The following are encoded together in the Parabacteroides chongii genome:
- a CDS encoding glycoside hydrolase family 97 protein, which produces MKKTISLLFCALLQPLLLSAQTLLPLVSPSETLNAKIQVDGTSVRIGLYEKGDQVVDVKTLQLNLEENTLAGNWLVTNQKRNEVNQTWKPVYGERSLITDRYNELKLTLRSDANQKEMTLEVRLYDEGLAFRYAFDKLDFWNQTLVNEKTQFLFKEDCKTWVTGMAQGAYSEKRLSTLSGAADRPQVIQVNDHRFVAIGEAALVDYSRMKLEKSETGFGVQSVLSGKVNLDLADYQSPWRYVMVAEHPGKLVEHNYFVLNLNEPNQIANTSWIKPGQVLREVTLTTAGSLACIDFAAENNIAYVLFDAGWYGAEEDMKSDATTVTIDPARSKGPLDLPKVIEYANSKGVGILVYVNKKALHQQLDEILPLYKKWGIKGVKYGFVNVGDQYATAWLHQAVRKAAKYELMVDIHDEYRPTGYSRTYPNLLTQEGIRGDEEGPSLDQAIYTLYNRMICGAGDYTNCYFAERVTAKMGGRAAQLAKLVAIYSPWQFVYWYDRPEKSPRKAGGAGSAESVIKTDVATRFYNSIPTVWDDTRFMDGKMGDYAVVARRSGSDWYVSVLNAGEKKQVSVPLDFLKDVTTYNATLYYQAPGKKKDVVSIKTMKLQPSLTLDVEANSGCVLHIIR; this is translated from the coding sequence ATGAAAAAGACAATTAGTTTATTATTTTGTGCCCTGTTACAGCCTCTGCTGCTTAGTGCACAAACTCTGTTACCCCTGGTAAGCCCTTCGGAAACATTGAATGCTAAAATTCAAGTAGATGGAACATCTGTCCGGATTGGTCTGTATGAAAAAGGAGACCAGGTTGTAGACGTGAAAACTCTTCAACTTAATCTGGAAGAAAATACCTTAGCCGGCAACTGGCTGGTAACCAACCAGAAAAGAAACGAAGTCAATCAAACTTGGAAACCTGTCTATGGCGAACGCTCACTTATCACCGACCGCTATAACGAACTCAAACTGACGCTCCGCTCCGATGCAAATCAAAAAGAGATGACGTTGGAAGTCCGCCTGTACGACGAAGGACTGGCTTTCCGGTATGCCTTCGATAAACTGGATTTCTGGAATCAGACTTTGGTGAACGAGAAAACACAATTCCTGTTCAAAGAAGACTGTAAGACCTGGGTAACCGGTATGGCACAGGGGGCTTATTCGGAAAAGAGATTGAGTACGTTGAGCGGTGCTGCCGATCGCCCTCAGGTTATTCAAGTAAACGACCATCGCTTTGTAGCAATCGGTGAAGCTGCTTTAGTCGATTATTCCCGCATGAAACTGGAAAAGAGTGAAACCGGTTTTGGCGTACAATCCGTACTATCAGGAAAGGTAAACCTGGATTTGGCTGATTACCAATCACCCTGGCGTTATGTTATGGTTGCCGAACATCCGGGAAAGTTGGTGGAACATAATTATTTCGTTCTTAATCTGAATGAACCCAATCAAATAGCGAATACGAGCTGGATCAAACCCGGACAAGTGCTTCGTGAAGTCACGTTGACTACGGCAGGCAGTTTGGCTTGTATCGATTTTGCTGCAGAAAACAATATTGCTTACGTGCTGTTTGATGCCGGTTGGTATGGTGCGGAAGAAGATATGAAATCGGATGCAACGACAGTTACTATCGATCCGGCTCGCTCGAAAGGACCACTCGATTTGCCGAAAGTGATAGAATATGCCAATTCTAAAGGCGTAGGTATATTAGTATATGTAAATAAAAAAGCCCTGCATCAGCAGTTGGATGAAATACTTCCTTTGTATAAGAAATGGGGCATCAAAGGCGTGAAATATGGTTTTGTAAATGTTGGTGATCAATATGCTACGGCCTGGTTACATCAAGCAGTCCGCAAAGCTGCCAAATATGAATTGATGGTTGATATCCATGACGAATATCGTCCGACGGGCTATTCACGTACGTACCCGAATTTGCTTACTCAGGAAGGTATTCGCGGTGATGAAGAAGGACCTTCTTTGGATCAAGCTATTTACACGTTATATAACCGTATGATTTGTGGAGCAGGAGATTATACTAATTGTTATTTTGCCGAAAGAGTAACGGCAAAGATGGGAGGACGCGCCGCCCAGTTAGCCAAATTGGTGGCTATTTACAGTCCCTGGCAATTTGTCTATTGGTACGATCGTCCGGAGAAATCTCCGAGAAAAGCCGGTGGAGCCGGTTCTGCCGAATCGGTGATAAAGACGGATGTAGCAACCCGTTTTTATAATTCCATTCCGACAGTGTGGGACGATACGCGGTTTATGGATGGGAAGATGGGAGATTATGCTGTTGTGGCTCGTCGTTCCGGTTCCGATTGGTATGTCAGTGTATTGAACGCAGGAGAGAAGAAACAGGTATCTGTCCCGCTGGATTTTTTGAAAGATGTGACAACCTATAATGCAACTCTTTATTATCAGGCTCCGGGAAAGAAAAAGGATGTAGTAAGCATTAAAACGATGAAACTACAACCGTCGTTGACGCTCGATGTAGAGGCCAACAGCGGATGTGTATTGCATATTATCCGTTGA
- a CDS encoding RagB/SusD family nutrient uptake outer membrane protein — protein sequence MKLIRNLFIGLILAGSMTSCNDLLNETPKDFLTPENSYTDRKGFEAALANLYLNIRNDFYANTDSWQNYDLMGVDVDLNGPRSATDVYPEYFYWNTLNADNGFAKKWWQRLYGYIYSCNVIIDRSESSIVKWNSEEEKNAIVGEAKFLRAFAYRFLGNMWGQAPIVLEETTSPQFNYKSASQEEIYQQCKDDLLFAIQWMRDIDDQKGGMASNVAARHLLSEILICMKDYNGAIEQATAVINNPAMSLMTERFGKLKDFTFEGYDYQGEKEAWGDVFWDLFREGNFNRIDGNKECIWNVQFDVDLEGGGNVGASGGNFVMERWIGTMWWNLKDADGNSNWLKDILSGRPVDQISITDYAANQIWQYKDDWDRDMRNSKYNMKREYYWTNPNGRFYGQKMSEETLGNKEELFRITQPTFMKVVTAQHHGQFKDSQSGETHDNGRTYKDWYIMRLAETYLLRAEAYMNAGDLNAAAADINVIRNRAKATPITASDVNIDLILDERARELYMEDYRLNTLMRLNKLTEYLMKYNPKVIQAGYKLDDHLNKLPVPNSEIEANKEGGLVQNPGYN from the coding sequence ATGAAACTGATAAGAAATTTATTTATAGGATTGATTTTAGCAGGATCGATGACTTCGTGTAACGACCTGTTGAATGAAACACCAAAAGACTTTTTGACTCCGGAGAATTCTTATACGGATAGAAAAGGCTTTGAGGCTGCTTTGGCTAACCTTTATTTGAACATAAGGAATGATTTTTATGCAAATACAGATAGTTGGCAGAATTATGATTTGATGGGTGTGGATGTTGATTTGAACGGTCCGCGTTCTGCGACAGACGTATATCCCGAATATTTTTACTGGAATACGCTAAATGCAGATAATGGATTTGCTAAAAAATGGTGGCAGCGGCTGTATGGTTATATTTATAGCTGTAATGTTATTATAGATCGGAGCGAAAGTTCTATTGTAAAGTGGAATTCGGAAGAGGAAAAGAATGCAATAGTAGGGGAAGCTAAGTTTTTGCGTGCTTTTGCATATCGTTTTTTGGGTAATATGTGGGGACAGGCTCCTATTGTTCTCGAAGAAACAACTTCACCTCAATTTAACTATAAGAGTGCCAGTCAGGAAGAAATCTATCAGCAATGTAAGGATGATTTGTTGTTTGCTATCCAATGGATGCGAGATATTGACGACCAGAAAGGTGGAATGGCTTCAAATGTAGCTGCCAGACATTTGTTGTCTGAAATTCTTATTTGCATGAAAGATTATAATGGTGCAATAGAACAGGCAACGGCTGTAATCAACAATCCGGCTATGTCATTGATGACAGAACGATTTGGGAAACTTAAAGATTTTACTTTTGAAGGATATGATTACCAAGGAGAAAAAGAAGCATGGGGAGATGTCTTTTGGGATTTGTTCAGAGAAGGAAACTTTAATAGAATCGATGGAAATAAGGAGTGTATCTGGAATGTGCAGTTTGATGTGGATTTGGAAGGAGGCGGAAACGTGGGTGCTTCCGGTGGTAATTTTGTTATGGAGCGTTGGATTGGTACCATGTGGTGGAATTTGAAAGATGCGGATGGAAACTCAAACTGGTTGAAAGATATTTTGAGTGGTCGTCCGGTAGACCAAATTTCTATAACTGATTATGCCGCCAATCAGATATGGCAGTATAAAGATGATTGGGATCGTGATATGCGTAACTCAAAGTATAATATGAAACGTGAGTATTACTGGACAAACCCGAATGGTCGTTTTTATGGACAGAAAATGTCGGAAGAAACGTTGGGGAATAAAGAAGAATTGTTCCGTATCACTCAGCCTACTTTTATGAAAGTCGTTACGGCACAACATCATGGTCAGTTCAAAGATTCTCAAAGTGGAGAAACGCATGACAATGGTCGTACTTATAAAGATTGGTATATTATGCGTTTGGCTGAAACGTATCTTTTGCGTGCGGAAGCTTATATGAATGCAGGTGATTTGAATGCGGCAGCCGCTGATATTAATGTTATCCGGAATCGTGCAAAAGCAACTCCGATTACAGCATCTGACGTGAACATAGATTTGATCCTGGATGAAAGGGCACGTGAACTTTACATGGAAGATTATCGTTTGAATACGTTGATGCGGTTGAATAAATTAACTGAGTATTTGATGAAATATAATCCGAAAGTTATTCAGGCTGGATATAAATTGGATGATCATTTGAATAAGTTACCTGTTCCTAATTCTGAAATTGAAGCGAATAAGGAAGGTGGATTAGTTCAAAATCCGGGTTATAATTGA